A stretch of the Veillonella parvula DSM 2008 genome encodes the following:
- the pyrR gene encoding bifunctional pyr operon transcriptional regulator/uracil phosphoribosyltransferase PyrR: MEKKRLLMDQDAIMRAIRRISHEILERNKGLSNALIVGIERRGVILAKRLQAEIERIEGIHIDCESLNVAVYRDDRDARPKEGKPCTIDTTEKTIILVDDVLYTGRTIRAALNALMTAGRPRSIQLAVLVDRGHRELPIRADYVGKNIPTSHLESVRVAVADLDGEEGVTIQE, translated from the coding sequence ATGGAGAAGAAACGCTTATTAATGGATCAAGACGCTATAATGCGTGCGATTCGTCGTATTAGTCATGAAATTTTAGAACGCAATAAAGGTTTATCTAATGCGTTAATTGTAGGTATTGAACGGCGTGGTGTCATTTTGGCAAAACGTTTACAAGCTGAAATTGAGCGTATAGAAGGTATTCATATTGATTGTGAGTCTTTGAACGTTGCAGTGTATCGTGATGATCGTGATGCTCGTCCTAAAGAGGGGAAACCGTGTACGATCGATACAACGGAAAAGACAATTATCCTTGTAGATGATGTTTTGTATACGGGCCGTACTATTCGTGCTGCTTTAAATGCATTAATGACGGCTGGTAGACCTAGATCTATTCAATTGGCCGTTCTCGTCGATCGTGGTCATCGTGAATTGCCTATACGAGCAGACTATGTAGGTAAAAATATTCCTACATCGCATCTTGAAAGTGTACGCGTTGCCGTCGCTGATCTGGATGGTGAAGAAGGGGTTACAATACAGGAATAA
- the mreC gene encoding rod shape-determining protein MreC, translating to MIQSDKKLIIIVVIGCILMALLGFAWKQRTSIPFVTVTLEGITTPFAYGSARLLEGVQTSFTVLNNAIFSNIESEEEASRKATLEQKVVNYDEVVAENIRLRQLLNYKSSHPEFSMTLAGIITKDYGTWTNTFTIDKGSDEGMAVNMAVVVPSGVVGFITDVYPHSARVQTILDPRSAIGILVQRPESRLSGVVKGNGNTPRTPSMVNIARDGDVLVGDKLITSGYGGIYPKGLPVGNVQSIENDSEGFVKNAVVTPSVDFYRLEEVFVLTSSSLSAPQKPELEPKLVPQTQRDQVEGAKGAVKQ from the coding sequence ATGATACAGTCAGATAAAAAGTTAATTATCATCGTTGTCATTGGTTGTATCCTAATGGCATTGCTCGGCTTTGCGTGGAAGCAACGGACTAGTATTCCCTTTGTTACGGTTACCCTCGAAGGAATTACAACGCCTTTCGCTTATGGGTCAGCCCGTTTATTAGAGGGTGTTCAAACTAGCTTTACAGTACTTAATAATGCTATTTTCTCTAATATTGAAAGTGAAGAGGAAGCATCTCGTAAAGCTACATTGGAACAAAAGGTAGTTAACTACGATGAAGTAGTGGCAGAGAATATTCGTCTTCGTCAGCTTTTAAACTATAAAAGTAGCCATCCAGAATTCTCCATGACCTTAGCGGGTATCATTACAAAGGATTACGGTACTTGGACAAATACTTTCACCATTGATAAAGGGAGTGATGAAGGTATGGCAGTTAACATGGCTGTTGTGGTACCTAGTGGTGTCGTTGGTTTTATTACAGATGTATATCCGCATTCTGCTCGCGTTCAAACCATTCTTGATCCTCGTAGCGCAATAGGTATTCTTGTACAACGACCTGAATCTCGTTTGTCTGGCGTTGTAAAAGGTAATGGAAATACACCTCGTACACCTTCTATGGTAAATATTGCTCGCGATGGGGACGTATTGGTAGGGGATAAGTTGATTACCTCCGGTTATGGTGGTATCTATCCAAAAGGTTTACCTGTTGGCAACGTGCAATCTATCGAAAATGATTCGGAAGGATTTGTTAAAAATGCGGTAGTCACACCGAGTGTAGACTTTTATCGTTTAGAAGAAGTTTTTGTGCTTACCTCGTCTTCTCTAAGTGCACCACAAAAACCAGAACTTGAACCTAAACTTGTACCTCAAACACAACGAGATCAAGTAGAGGGGGCAAAGGGGGCCGTTAAACAATGA
- a CDS encoding DUF362 domain-containing protein, with protein MRVIADGCIKCGSCASVCPVSCITEGETKYEIGDACIDCGSCESVCPVSVISAE; from the coding sequence ATGAGAGTTATTGCTGATGGTTGCATTAAATGTGGTTCTTGCGCATCTGTTTGCCCAGTTTCCTGCATTACTGAAGGCGAAACTAAATACGAAATTGGCGATGCTTGCATCGATTGCGGTTCTTGCGAATCCGTTTGCCCAGTTTCTGTAATTTCCGCTGAGTAA
- a CDS encoding tRNA(Met) cytidine acetate ligase, translating into MKTIGIICEYNPFHNGHAHQLYTLAQEHSDALRICIMSGSFVQRGEPAIFSKFDRARWAILGGADIVIELPTLYSLGSAQLFGTGAIRMVKALHIDALSFGSETANLDALVDIAKRMDCESTQAVLRTYINEGMSYGSAFRKALDTEILNTPNALLGLEYIRAGLNYHPTLKYMPILRTSDHHEANITKDFPSGTALRKLITDMATSSNNCNINSIVPKTIADDMTNIISNGAYVNYNRYYDIIHSLSRRTSTTKLESFGEFNEGIEHLWSKAAQQPTWNLAMEHIKSKRYTYARLQRMGAYLALGIQKDVLQNAMQEDPQYARLLAFNDRGRQWLRNDFEIPLIQKWAKAPNELNTLGQTMHQIDTLATDVQALCLHNEIKRMGHMDYTYTPQYIR; encoded by the coding sequence ATGAAAACAATCGGTATTATCTGTGAATATAATCCATTTCACAATGGACATGCCCATCAATTATATACCTTAGCACAAGAGCATTCAGATGCGCTGCGCATTTGTATCATGAGTGGTTCCTTTGTACAACGAGGTGAACCTGCTATTTTTTCTAAATTTGATCGTGCTCGTTGGGCCATTCTCGGTGGTGCAGATATTGTTATTGAGCTACCTACGCTCTATTCTTTGGGTAGCGCACAACTCTTTGGAACAGGTGCTATTCGTATGGTAAAAGCTTTACATATCGACGCCCTTTCCTTTGGTTCTGAAACGGCTAATCTAGATGCACTCGTAGATATAGCTAAACGTATGGATTGTGAAAGTACTCAAGCAGTATTACGCACCTATATTAACGAAGGCATGTCCTATGGCTCTGCCTTTCGTAAAGCCCTCGATACAGAGATACTAAACACACCCAATGCACTATTAGGACTTGAATATATTCGGGCAGGACTTAACTATCATCCTACCTTAAAATACATGCCAATCTTACGCACATCAGATCATCACGAAGCAAATATTACAAAAGATTTTCCTTCTGGTACAGCATTGCGTAAACTCATAACAGATATGGCTACGAGTAGTAACAATTGTAATATAAACAGTATCGTTCCTAAGACTATTGCAGACGATATGACTAATATAATTTCTAATGGTGCCTATGTAAACTATAACCGCTACTATGATATAATCCATTCCTTAAGTCGTCGTACATCAACAACCAAGCTGGAAAGCTTTGGGGAGTTCAACGAAGGTATTGAACACTTATGGTCTAAAGCAGCTCAACAACCTACGTGGAACTTGGCTATGGAGCATATAAAATCAAAGCGCTATACCTATGCACGTTTACAACGGATGGGAGCCTATCTCGCTCTAGGAATCCAAAAAGATGTATTGCAAAATGCTATGCAAGAAGATCCACAATATGCTCGTTTACTTGCCTTCAACGATAGAGGTCGTCAATGGCTTCGAAATGATTTTGAAATACCACTTATTCAAAAATGGGCCAAAGCACCTAATGAATTAAATACATTGGGGCAAACGATGCATCAAATCGATACATTAGCTACAGATGTACAGGCCTTATGCTTACATAATGAAATCAAACGAATGGGCCATATGGACTACACCTATACGCCACAATACATAAGATAA
- a CDS encoding rod shape-determining protein, translating into MSSILPTLGKDVSIDIGSIQTRLMGGTRGTVISEPSIIATDTKQEKVVAVGDEAARLVLRMPDMWRPLTPLKDGFIVDYRVMHTMLSYFLNKVSNALRRARVVVGVPCGMTDVEQRAMMDAVIQAGAREVFLIERPVAAAIGCGVPIFEAQGSMVIDIGGGTIDMGIVSLGGIVDSKTIRFGGSDINNALLRYVRECFGIIVSDETIIDIKHTLGTAVAPLEDAEYAFQGRDMMNGLGRRCVIHQSEVYQVINECLIGLLDEVKQMIRATAPEIVADIMQHGIWLTGGTARLSGLADRIGTELGVPVHVPEAPETKVVVGLNGASSDLVSLSRFIVNSKNRKGRD; encoded by the coding sequence ATGAGTTCCATTTTACCTACTCTAGGAAAAGATGTAAGTATAGATATTGGTTCCATACAAACGCGCCTCATGGGGGGGACGCGAGGGACTGTTATAAGCGAACCATCGATTATAGCAACTGATACAAAACAAGAAAAAGTAGTAGCCGTTGGTGATGAAGCGGCGCGCCTCGTATTGCGCATGCCCGATATGTGGCGTCCGTTAACGCCTTTAAAGGATGGATTTATAGTTGACTATCGCGTTATGCATACTATGCTTAGCTACTTTCTTAATAAGGTGTCTAATGCATTGCGTCGAGCTCGGGTTGTGGTAGGGGTTCCTTGTGGGATGACCGATGTTGAGCAACGAGCCATGATGGATGCTGTTATTCAAGCTGGTGCTAGAGAGGTATTTCTTATCGAACGACCTGTGGCGGCTGCTATTGGTTGTGGTGTGCCTATCTTTGAAGCGCAAGGATCTATGGTCATTGATATCGGCGGTGGCACTATTGATATGGGGATTGTTTCTTTAGGTGGTATCGTGGATAGCAAAACAATTCGTTTTGGTGGTTCTGATATTAATAATGCCTTATTGCGCTATGTGCGTGAGTGTTTTGGCATTATCGTATCTGATGAAACTATAATAGATATTAAGCATACATTAGGAACAGCTGTCGCTCCATTAGAGGATGCAGAGTATGCCTTTCAAGGGCGCGATATGATGAACGGCTTAGGTAGACGTTGTGTGATTCACCAATCTGAAGTGTACCAAGTTATAAATGAATGTTTGATTGGGCTCTTGGATGAGGTTAAGCAAATGATTCGTGCTACTGCACCAGAAATCGTGGCTGATATTATGCAACATGGCATATGGCTTACTGGCGGTACAGCAAGACTATCTGGTTTAGCGGACCGGATTGGTACTGAATTAGGGGTACCTGTTCACGTTCCTGAAGCACCTGAAACAAAAGTTGTGGTAGGCCTTAATGGGGCCTCATCTGATTTAGTGAGCTTATCGCGTTTTATTGTAAATTCTAAGAATAGAAAGGGCCGAGATTAG
- a CDS encoding Maf family protein, which produces MAGLYLASQSPRRTELLTQVGIDHTVVSSTYEESNEGYDNPIEMVKAQALGKARCAVGVPDGSIVLGADTIVVLDNKVLGKPYDESDARHMLEHLSGRAHSVITGVALLIKGKEVVFYNETKVYFKHLAPFEIESYIASGEPMDKAGAYGIQGKGALWVDKIEGSYTNVVGLPVEHVYDELCKALGAK; this is translated from the coding sequence ATGGCTGGATTGTATTTGGCGAGCCAATCACCACGTAGAACTGAATTATTAACACAGGTCGGGATTGATCATACTGTTGTATCCAGTACTTATGAGGAGTCTAATGAAGGTTACGACAACCCTATTGAAATGGTGAAAGCCCAAGCATTAGGTAAGGCTCGTTGTGCTGTAGGTGTTCCAGATGGAAGTATTGTGTTAGGAGCAGATACTATTGTTGTCCTTGATAATAAAGTATTAGGTAAACCTTATGATGAGTCTGATGCACGCCATATGTTGGAGCATTTATCGGGTAGAGCGCATTCTGTAATTACTGGAGTCGCGTTACTCATCAAAGGAAAAGAGGTAGTTTTTTACAATGAAACAAAGGTCTATTTTAAACATTTAGCACCTTTTGAAATCGAGTCTTATATTGCTAGTGGGGAACCGATGGATAAGGCTGGAGCTTATGGCATCCAAGGAAAGGGCGCACTATGGGTAGATAAAATAGAGGGCTCTTATACTAATGTGGTAGGGTTACCAGTTGAACATGTATACGATGAACTTTGCAAGGCGTTAGGGGCTAAATAA
- the mmdC gene encoding methylmalonyl-CoA decarboxylase subunit gamma has translation MKKFNVTVNGTAYDVEVNEVKAAAPAAAPKAAPAAAPAPKAAPAPAPAAAAAPVPAGAETVKAPMPGKILSVAVSAGQAVKKGETLLILEAMKMQNEIAAPHDAVVSEVRVSANQTVSTGDDMVVLG, from the coding sequence ATGAAAAAATTCAACGTTACAGTAAATGGTACAGCATATGATGTAGAAGTTAATGAAGTGAAAGCAGCGGCTCCTGCAGCAGCTCCTAAAGCAGCTCCAGCAGCAGCTCCAGCTCCTAAAGCAGCTCCTGCACCAGCTCCTGCTGCAGCAGCAGCTCCAGTTCCAGCAGGTGCTGAAACTGTAAAAGCTCCAATGCCTGGTAAAATCTTATCTGTAGCAGTATCTGCTGGTCAAGCAGTTAAAAAAGGCGAAACTTTGTTGATTCTTGAAGCTATGAAAATGCAAAATGAAATCGCAGCTCCACATGATGCTGTAGTTTCCGAAGTTCGCGTATCTGCTAACCAAACTGTATCCACTGGCGATGACATGGTTGTTCTTGGCTAA
- the lspA gene encoding signal peptidase II: MFYTVLIIWLLLDQLTKYYVMNHFLLGESLPVIPNVFHLTYIINRGAAFGMLANQRWFFLLVAIILLAVCAFYWKRLAKGHWTLQIGSALLVSGAIGNGIDRYMIHGVVDFFDFRIWPIFNVADIGICIGVAFVVFYLFTLKEDHE, encoded by the coding sequence TTGTTTTATACAGTACTTATCATTTGGTTATTATTGGACCAATTAACTAAATATTATGTAATGAATCATTTTTTGTTAGGTGAATCTTTGCCTGTTATTCCTAATGTATTTCACCTTACCTATATTATTAATCGCGGTGCAGCCTTTGGTATGTTAGCGAATCAACGATGGTTTTTCTTACTAGTAGCTATTATTCTATTAGCCGTTTGTGCCTTTTACTGGAAGCGACTAGCTAAGGGTCATTGGACTTTGCAAATCGGATCCGCCTTATTAGTTTCAGGTGCTATTGGTAATGGTATTGACCGATACATGATTCATGGAGTAGTGGATTTTTTTGATTTCCGCATATGGCCTATTTTTAATGTAGCAGATATTGGTATTTGTATAGGTGTAGCTTTTGTTGTATTTTATTTATTTACATTGAAAGAGGACCATGAGTAA
- the mmdB gene encoding methylmalonyl-CoA decarboxylase subunit beta, with protein sequence MEAFAVAIQSVINDSGFLAFTTGNAIMILVGLILLYLAFAREFEPLLLGPIAFGCLLANIPRNGFEEGVMALISAGISQEIFPPLIFLGVGAMTDFGPLIANPKTLLLGAAAQIGVFAALGGAMMLGFTAQEAAAIGIIGGADGPTSIYLATKLAPHLLGAIAVAAYSYMSLVPLIQPPVMKLFTTQKEREIVMEQLREVTRFEKIVFPIVATIFISLLLPSITSLLGMLMLGNLFRESGVTDRLSDTSQNALINTVTIFLATGTGLTMSAEHFLSLETIKIILLGLFAFICGTAGGVLFGKLMSLVDGGKTNPLIGSAGVSAVPMAARVSQVVGAKANPANFLLMHAMGPNVAGVIGTAVAAGTMLAMLSNH encoded by the coding sequence ATGGAGGCTTTTGCTGTTGCGATACAATCTGTTATTAACGATAGCGGGTTCCTCGCATTTACAACAGGCAATGCTATTATGATTCTTGTAGGTTTGATCCTATTGTATTTAGCATTTGCTCGTGAGTTCGAACCATTATTGTTGGGTCCGATTGCGTTTGGTTGTTTACTTGCCAATATTCCTCGTAACGGTTTCGAAGAAGGCGTTATGGCGCTTATTAGTGCAGGTATCTCCCAAGAAATCTTCCCACCTTTAATTTTCCTTGGTGTAGGTGCAATGACTGACTTTGGTCCACTCATTGCCAATCCTAAAACATTGCTTTTAGGGGCTGCAGCTCAAATTGGTGTATTTGCTGCCTTAGGTGGCGCAATGATGCTTGGCTTTACAGCTCAAGAAGCGGCTGCTATTGGTATCATCGGCGGTGCTGATGGTCCTACATCCATTTACTTAGCTACTAAGCTAGCTCCTCATTTATTAGGTGCTATCGCGGTTGCCGCATATTCCTATATGTCCTTGGTACCGTTGATTCAACCACCTGTAATGAAACTCTTCACTACTCAAAAAGAACGTGAAATTGTTATGGAACAATTGCGCGAAGTAACACGTTTTGAAAAAATCGTGTTCCCAATCGTTGCAACGATCTTCATTTCCTTATTGCTTCCTTCCATTACATCCCTTTTAGGTATGTTGATGTTAGGTAACTTGTTCCGTGAATCTGGCGTAACTGATCGTTTATCCGATACTTCTCAAAACGCATTGATCAATACAGTTACAATTTTCTTAGCAACTGGTACTGGCTTGACAATGAGTGCGGAACACTTCTTAAGCTTAGAAACCATCAAAATTATTCTTTTAGGCTTATTCGCATTTATTTGCGGTACAGCTGGTGGCGTATTGTTCGGTAAATTGATGAGCTTAGTAGATGGTGGTAAAACAAATCCACTTATTGGTTCTGCCGGTGTATCTGCGGTTCCAATGGCAGCTCGCGTATCTCAAGTAGTAGGTGCGAAAGCTAACCCAGCTAACTTCTTGCTCATGCATGCTATGGGACCTAACGTAGCTGGCGTTATCGGTACAGCAGTAGCTGCAGGTACAATGCTTGCTATGTTGTCCAACCACTAA
- a CDS encoding SLC13 family permease — protein sequence MGTAEQTLIVLAVMAVLFVTEIIPLAITSLGGAITLGLMGIITPKVVFSGLSDSTVVLFAGMFVVGAALFYTGLAQKIGETVVKRAGTSENGLMLAIMVVTATMSAFLSNTGTTAALLPVVVGICAVAKIPASRQLMPLAFAAGIGGIITMVGTPPNIIVSGTLTKFGLAPFGFFEFAWIGIPLTIATIIFMMLIGKHLLPKHEITDAGEVEQEVAAEDISNDPKKQLFSGLILLGVIIAMILGDFLKGFGINLPLSMVAVIGAMLCVLTGCLNEKQAYTSIDWVTIFLFAGMMPVATALDQSGAGKMIADAVIGVMGSDPSPYFATGVLFVLSCVMTQFMSNTASCALLAPIGISIAQGMGADPHAVLMAIGVAASCAFGTPVGTPPNTLVLGPGQYRFMDYVKAGVPLTLVCFVVSLIIIPMVWPFFPGK from the coding sequence ATGGGTACTGCAGAACAAACCTTAATCGTCCTTGCAGTCATGGCTGTTTTATTCGTTACGGAAATTATTCCTCTAGCTATTACTTCTTTAGGCGGCGCAATTACTCTAGGCCTTATGGGTATTATTACTCCTAAGGTTGTATTCTCTGGTTTATCTGATAGTACAGTTGTGTTGTTTGCTGGCATGTTCGTTGTTGGTGCTGCATTGTTCTATACCGGTTTAGCTCAAAAAATTGGGGAAACCGTAGTAAAACGTGCAGGTACTAGCGAAAATGGCTTAATGCTTGCAATTATGGTTGTTACAGCTACCATGTCCGCATTCTTGTCTAACACTGGTACAACAGCTGCATTACTTCCAGTAGTTGTTGGTATCTGTGCTGTTGCGAAGATTCCTGCATCTCGCCAATTGATGCCATTAGCATTTGCTGCTGGTATCGGTGGTATCATTACAATGGTTGGTACACCTCCAAATATTATCGTAAGTGGTACATTAACTAAATTTGGTCTTGCACCTTTTGGTTTCTTTGAATTTGCTTGGATCGGTATTCCTTTGACTATTGCTACTATCATTTTCATGATGCTCATTGGTAAACACTTATTACCTAAACATGAAATCACTGATGCTGGTGAAGTTGAACAAGAAGTAGCTGCTGAAGATATTTCTAACGATCCCAAGAAACAATTGTTCTCTGGTCTTATTCTTTTAGGCGTTATCATCGCTATGATTTTAGGTGACTTCCTAAAAGGTTTTGGTATTAACTTACCATTGAGCATGGTTGCCGTTATCGGTGCAATGCTTTGCGTATTAACTGGTTGCTTGAACGAAAAACAAGCTTACACATCCATTGACTGGGTAACAATCTTCTTGTTTGCTGGTATGATGCCAGTGGCAACTGCACTTGACCAATCTGGTGCAGGTAAAATGATTGCCGATGCAGTAATTGGCGTTATGGGGTCCGATCCTAGCCCTTACTTTGCAACAGGCGTATTGTTTGTTTTGTCTTGTGTTATGACTCAATTTATGTCTAACACTGCATCTTGTGCATTATTGGCTCCTATCGGTATCTCCATTGCCCAAGGTATGGGTGCTGATCCCCATGCTGTATTGATGGCTATCGGCGTTGCTGCATCTTGTGCATTTGGTACACCTGTAGGTACACCTCCAAATACATTAGTACTTGGTCCTGGTCAATACAGATTTATGGATTATGTAAAAGCCGGTGTTCCATTGACTTTAGTTTGCTTCGTAGTAAGCTTAATTATTATACCGATGGTATGGCCATTCTTCCCTGGTAAATAA
- a CDS encoding acetate/propionate family kinase, whose protein sequence is MNVLVVNCGSSSLKYQLLDMTTETELAKGLFEKIGDQDAIFTHKRPNADKLERVEPILNHKEALRILLDILVDAEFGVISSMDEIDAVGHRVVHSGEKFADSVLITPAVMEALEECASLAPLHNPPNIQGIEACEAIMPNVPQVAVFDTAFHQTMPKEAYMYALPYSYYEDYGIRRYGFHGTSHKYVAQRCAELMGKHMTDLRIITCHLGNGSSVAAIKGGRSIDTTMGFTPLSGLIMGTRTGDIDPAIVPFLMEKTGMTYEEIDRVMNKESGVLGISGVSNDFRVIEEAAANGNKRAQLALNMFHYKVRRVIGAFAAVMGGVDAIIFTAGIGENGIGNRDAICNGLEYLGTRIDSERNNVRGKEQEISADGSKVKIFVIPTNEEIMIARDTQRITAALKK, encoded by the coding sequence ATGAACGTATTAGTAGTTAACTGCGGTAGTTCTTCCTTGAAATATCAATTACTTGATATGACAACTGAAACAGAATTGGCAAAAGGCCTTTTTGAAAAGATTGGTGATCAAGATGCTATTTTCACTCACAAACGTCCTAATGCAGATAAATTAGAACGCGTTGAGCCAATTTTGAACCATAAAGAAGCGCTTCGCATTTTGCTAGATATTTTAGTTGATGCTGAATTTGGTGTTATCTCTTCCATGGATGAAATCGATGCTGTTGGTCACCGTGTAGTACACAGCGGTGAAAAATTTGCTGACTCCGTATTGATTACACCAGCAGTTATGGAAGCGTTGGAAGAATGTGCTTCTCTTGCACCATTGCATAACCCACCAAACATTCAAGGTATTGAAGCTTGTGAAGCAATTATGCCAAATGTACCTCAAGTTGCTGTATTTGATACTGCATTCCATCAAACTATGCCAAAAGAAGCATATATGTATGCGCTTCCTTACTCTTATTATGAAGATTATGGCATTCGTCGTTATGGCTTCCATGGTACATCCCATAAATATGTAGCACAACGTTGTGCAGAATTAATGGGTAAACATATGACTGATCTTCGTATCATCACATGTCACTTGGGGAATGGTTCCTCTGTGGCTGCTATTAAAGGTGGTCGCTCCATCGATACTACAATGGGCTTCACTCCATTGTCTGGTTTGATCATGGGTACTCGTACAGGTGATATTGACCCTGCTATTGTTCCATTCTTGATGGAAAAAACAGGTATGACCTATGAAGAAATTGATAGAGTTATGAATAAAGAATCCGGTGTATTAGGGATTTCTGGTGTATCCAATGACTTCCGTGTGATTGAAGAAGCTGCTGCTAATGGCAATAAACGCGCACAATTGGCATTGAACATGTTCCATTACAAAGTTCGTCGTGTAATCGGTGCCTTTGCTGCTGTTATGGGCGGTGTAGATGCTATCATCTTTACTGCTGGTATTGGTGAAAACGGTATTGGTAACCGCGATGCAATCTGTAATGGTTTGGAATACTTAGGTACTCGTATTGATTCTGAACGCAATAATGTTCGTGGTAAAGAACAAGAAATCAGTGCTGATGGCTCTAAAGTTAAAATCTTCGTAATTCCTACAAACGAAGAAATCATGATTGCTCGTGATACTCAACGTATTACTGCAGCATTGAAAAAATAA
- a CDS encoding RluA family pseudouridine synthase: MNEYIVSAEQEGMRLDVFLTEQMEGSRSYIQSLIKGGHVTVGGKVGKANLRLTPDTVIRVEIPEPESIEVKPEDIPLDYLYEDHDIVIVNKPRGMVVHPAVGNYSGTLVNALLFHCKDLSGINGEIRPGIVHRLDKDTSGVMMVAKNDAAHIGLAEQVKAHSARRTYWALVQGNIVEEKGTIKAPIGRHPKDRMKMAVVFENSKDAVTHFKVLARYGHQTLVECNLETGRTHQIRVHFVYIGHPVVNDPFYGYRRMDFPIEGQALHSKSLDVKHPITGEEMHFEAPVPADFKACLEFAKTYREDK; encoded by the coding sequence ATGAATGAATATATTGTAAGTGCTGAGCAAGAAGGCATGAGACTAGATGTATTTTTAACTGAACAGATGGAAGGATCTCGTAGCTATATTCAAAGTTTAATTAAAGGTGGTCATGTTACAGTAGGTGGTAAAGTAGGGAAGGCTAATCTTCGGCTTACACCTGATACTGTAATTCGTGTAGAGATCCCAGAGCCTGAATCAATTGAGGTTAAACCCGAGGATATTCCTTTAGATTATTTATATGAAGATCACGATATTGTTATTGTTAATAAACCTCGTGGCATGGTGGTGCATCCTGCAGTAGGAAATTATTCTGGTACACTTGTAAATGCTTTATTATTCCATTGTAAGGACCTATCAGGTATTAATGGTGAAATTAGACCGGGTATTGTGCATCGCTTAGATAAAGATACGTCTGGTGTTATGATGGTTGCAAAAAATGATGCAGCGCACATTGGTCTAGCAGAACAAGTAAAGGCACATTCTGCAAGACGTACGTACTGGGCGCTAGTACAGGGTAATATTGTAGAAGAAAAGGGGACTATTAAGGCGCCTATTGGGCGCCATCCAAAAGACCGTATGAAAATGGCTGTAGTCTTTGAAAACAGTAAAGATGCAGTAACACATTTCAAAGTATTAGCGCGTTATGGTCATCAAACCTTGGTAGAGTGTAATTTAGAAACAGGTCGAACACATCAAATTCGTGTTCACTTTGTTTATATTGGACATCCTGTTGTTAATGATCCGTTTTATGGATATAGACGTATGGATTTTCCTATAGAAGGGCAAGCATTACATTCTAAATCGTTAGATGTTAAACACCCTATTACAGGTGAAGAGATGCATTTTGAAGCACCGGTACCAGCTGATTTTAAGGCATGCTTAGAATTTGCTAAGACCTATCGTGAAGATAAATGA
- the radC gene encoding RadC family protein: protein MEVPTVSVKDMLPFQRPREKFLALGPSHMAMEELLAILLRTGVKGQSAISLASDIVQSFDDGVYGLNRMTVDNLIKIKGIGRDKAVTLCAALEMGRRLGELKIKETYEDFSQPFVIAQYVMERLRHEDVEHVWAAMLTSRNKLIQLEHISNGGLVSSLVEQRAVFKKAIACNAAAIILIHNHPSGDSRPSDEDIRLTKMFVSAGQFMGIPVLDHIVIGDNEFTSLSEIGKLS from the coding sequence ATGGAAGTACCAACAGTAAGTGTAAAAGATATGTTACCATTCCAGCGACCTCGAGAAAAATTTCTCGCCTTAGGTCCATCACATATGGCGATGGAGGAGTTGTTGGCTATTTTATTACGTACAGGGGTAAAGGGGCAATCTGCGATTTCTTTGGCAAGTGATATTGTACAATCCTTTGATGATGGTGTTTATGGTCTTAACCGAATGACCGTAGATAATCTGATCAAAATCAAGGGTATTGGTAGAGATAAAGCAGTGACGCTATGTGCAGCACTTGAAATGGGTAGGCGATTAGGGGAGTTAAAGATTAAAGAGACTTATGAAGATTTTTCGCAACCTTTTGTAATAGCTCAATATGTGATGGAGCGACTGCGTCACGAAGATGTGGAACATGTGTGGGCTGCCATGCTAACATCTCGAAATAAGCTTATTCAGTTGGAACATATCTCTAATGGTGGATTAGTATCAAGTCTTGTAGAGCAAAGAGCAGTATTTAAAAAAGCTATAGCATGCAATGCGGCGGCTATTATTCTAATCCATAACCACCCGTCAGGCGATAGTAGACCAAGTGATGAAGATATACGGCTAACGAAAATGTTTGTTAGTGCTGGTCAATTTATGGGGATTCCTGTACTCGATCATATCGTTATAGGGGATAATGAATTTACGAGCCTCAGCGAAATTGGTAAATTGAGCTGA